Within Deltaproteobacteria bacterium HGW-Deltaproteobacteria-18, the genomic segment AGGGCGTGGAAGATGCTGCGCCTCTGTATGGAGGGATGGCCGGAATAGCGGGCCAGGGGCCCAAGCTCGTCCACGACCACGGGGTCGGCGATAAGGGCCTTGGTCCCGGCGCTTGCGGCCAGATCGTGAGCCAGGATTGCGCCGAGGTTGGAGGCGTGGGTCCCGAAGCGGCAGGAACGCAGGTCGGACAGCATTTCCGGACCGACTGCGTACACGCCGCCGGGCATGGGCCTGAGCAGTCCGCCCCTGCCGATGACGGCGGTCATGTCCGTGACTGCAAGACCATGCCGCGCAAGGGCCGCCATGATCGTTTCCTTTCGGAAACCCTCCTGGTCCATGACGTGGGCGAAGCGTTCCAGATCGGCCGTTTCGTGGCGGATGGTCTCCACGAAGAGCGATTGATGGTCTTCAAAGACGGCGATCTTGGTGGAGGTCGATCCAGGGTTAAGGACCAGGATTTTCATGTGCCGGCTCCGCTTGCGGCCATGAGAATCCCGAGGGCCACTGCGTTGATCTTTGTCTGGTGGGAATCGGCCCGCGAGTTGAGCAGCACCGGGGCCCTGGTTCCCATGACCACCCCGGCCGAGCGGGCGTGGGCGAAGTACATGAGGCTCTTGTAAAAGATGTTGCCTGCCGCCAGATCCGGGGCCAGCAGGATGTCGGCCTTGCCCGCCAGCGGGTCCTGCATGCCCTTGTGCCGTGCGGCCTGCTCGCTGATGGCGTTGTCCAGGGCGTAGGGCCCGCCTACGCGGCAGCCCGGCAGTTCCCCTCTGGCGTTCATCTCCACCAGGGCTGCGGCGTCCATGGTGGCGGGCATTTTCGGGTTGACCTTTTCGGATTCGCACAGAACGCCGACCACGGGATCCGGGTTGCCGAGGGCGTGGGCCACCTTGACCGCGTTGAGCACAATCTGGCGCTTGGTCGCGAGGTCGGGTTTTATGATCATGGCCGCATCGGTCAACAGATAGAGCTTGTCGAATCCGGGTACGTCCATGACCACGGTGTGGCTGACCATGGCCCCGTTGCGCAGTCCGGCGTTGCGGTCGAGCACGGCCTTGAAGAGGACCGATGAGTCGACGAATCCTTTCAGCAGGATTTGCGCCCGTCCCGAGGCTACGGCCTGCACTGTGGCGGCGGCCCCGCAGGCTTCGCCCCGGGCGTCGAGGAGTTCAAACGCCGTCAGGTCGAGTTCGATCTTCTCGGCGATGGCCTTCATTTTTTCTGTGTTGCCGACCAGTATGAAATCGGCCAGCCCCATGGCATGCGCCTCGGCCACGGCCGTGAGCGCCTCCTCGTCCTGGGCGCAGGCCACGGCCACGGTCTGTCTGGGCAGGGTCAGGGCCTTTTCGATGATGGACTTCATGGATGTAAGCATCGGGTCTCCTTGCGAGTTCTGCCGATAGATCATCGATTGGGTGAAAACAAGTGGCGCGCAACCGTTTTTGTCAATTTTTGCATCCTTGGTTGCAGGGGTTGCTCCCAGGCCTGGCTGGGACTAATCAGGTCCGATCTTCGGAGGAAGCATGCGCAATCAAACAGCCGCCCTGGCCGCCGCGTCCGTGGCCAGTTTTCTGGTTCCTTTCATGATGTCCGCCGTGGCCATCACCCTGCCCGTCATGCAGGTCGAGCTTGGGGCCTCTGCCGTGGAGCTGAGCTGGATCGCCGGGAGCTACATTCTCGCCCTGGCCGCCATTCTCCTTCCTATCGGCCGGCTGGCGGACATCTTTGGCCGCAGGCGCGCCTTCGTCTGGGGCACCGGCGCTTTCGTCGTTTTTTCCCTGTGCGCCTCCCTGGCCTGGTCTGTAGTCAGCCTCGTGGTCCTGCGCGTCGTGCAGGGGGTGGGCGCGGCCATGATCCTGGCCACGGGCGTGGCCATCGTGACGGAGCTCTACCCTCGCAAGGAGCGGGGCCGGGTCATGGGCATCCTGGTCGCCTGCGTCTATCTGGGCCTGTCCGTGGGCCCTCTGGTGGGCGGGATGATGACTTCCCTTTTCGGCTGGCGCTCGGTGTTCTTTTTGTGTCTGCCCCCTGGCCTGCTGGCCTGGGTCATGGCCCGGGGGATCAGGGACGAGTGGCGTCCGGCGCGCGGCGAGGGCTTCGATCTTGTCGGGAGTCTGCTCTATGCGGCTTTCGTGGTCTGTTGCGTCAACGGGCTGACCGGGTTGGCCCGGCCCGAGCGGGGCTTGCCGCTGCTCGGGGCTGCCCTGATCATGGGCGTGCTGTTCGTGCTGCGTTCACGCAGCGTCCAGCATCCGCTCATCGATCTGACGCTGTTCACGGCCAACCGCGTCTTTCTGCTTTCAAGTCTTGCGACCCTCATCAATTATGCGGGGACCTTCGCTGTGGGCTTTCTGCTCAGTCTGTACCTGCAGGTGGTCAAGGGCTTCTCGCCCATGCATGCCGGGTTCATCCTGATCGTGCAGCCGGTCGTGCAGAGCCTCCTGTCTCCCTTGGCCGGGGTCCTGTCCGACCGCTTCAACGCGGCCTGGCTGGCCAGCCTGGGCATGGCTTTCTGCGCTCTTGGCCTGTGGGGGATGTGCGGGGTTGGCGTGCAGACCGGACTATGGGAAATAGGTGCGATCCTGGCCCTGCTGGGTCTGGGGTTCGCGCTTTTTGCCTCGCCGAACATGAGCGTGGTCATGGGCAGCGTCGAACCCAGGGACTACAGCATCGCCTCGAGCCTGGTAGCGACCATGCGCACCTTCGGCATGACTCTGTCCATGGGCATCTCCGCCGTGGTGTTCGGTTTTTTGCTGCAAGATCGCCAGATTGCCCCGGACACGATTCCGGAGTTTCTGGCCAGCATGAAGATCATTTTTGCCGTTTGCGCCGGGCTCTGCTTGGCGGGCGTATTCTGTTCGCTGGGTCGGGTCGGGCGGCGTTGAATTTGCGCGAAGGTCAGGATTTCCTTTTCTTCGAGGCCGCATTGAAATAATGCTCGCCATGGTGTCTTGCAGTTTGTCGCAATAGGAGGAGTTGTCATGAAAATGATCAAAGTCATGGTCATGGGCGCGCTGATTCTGTGCCTTGGTTCTGTGTTCGCCTTTGCGGGTGATGGCCAGGCGCT encodes:
- a CDS encoding phosphate butyryltransferase; this translates as MLTSMKSIIEKALTLPRQTVAVACAQDEEALTAVAEAHAMGLADFILVGNTEKMKAIAEKIELDLTAFELLDARGEACGAAATVQAVASGRAQILLKGFVDSSVLFKAVLDRNAGLRNGAMVSHTVVMDVPGFDKLYLLTDAAMIIKPDLATKRQIVLNAVKVAHALGNPDPVVGVLCESEKVNPKMPATMDAAALVEMNARGELPGCRVGGPYALDNAISEQAARHKGMQDPLAGKADILLAPDLAAGNIFYKSLMYFAHARSAGVVMGTRAPVLLNSRADSHQTKINAVALGILMAASGAGT
- a CDS encoding MFS transporter; translation: MRNQTAALAAASVASFLVPFMMSAVAITLPVMQVELGASAVELSWIAGSYILALAAILLPIGRLADIFGRRRAFVWGTGAFVVFSLCASLAWSVVSLVVLRVVQGVGAAMILATGVAIVTELYPRKERGRVMGILVACVYLGLSVGPLVGGMMTSLFGWRSVFFLCLPPGLLAWVMARGIRDEWRPARGEGFDLVGSLLYAAFVVCCVNGLTGLARPERGLPLLGAALIMGVLFVLRSRSVQHPLIDLTLFTANRVFLLSSLATLINYAGTFAVGFLLSLYLQVVKGFSPMHAGFILIVQPVVQSLLSPLAGVLSDRFNAAWLASLGMAFCALGLWGMCGVGVQTGLWEIGAILALLGLGFALFASPNMSVVMGSVEPRDYSIASSLVATMRTFGMTLSMGISAVVFGFLLQDRQIAPDTIPEFLASMKIIFAVCAGLCLAGVFCSLGRVGRR